aaaaaaaaaaggcaggtatTTCACAGTCTCAAAAAACAGATACAggggagcggatttggctcaactgagagagcgtccacctaccacatgggagatccaggattcaaagccagggcctcctgacccgtgtggtaagctggcccaagcacagtgctgatgcacgcaaggagtgctccccgtaaggagagctgccccacgcaaaaaaaatgcagcctgcccagtagtggcactgcatacacagagagctgacgtggcaagatgacgcaacaaaaaagagacacagattcccagtgccactgacaagaatacaagcggacacagaagagcacacagcaaatggacacagagcagacaatggggggaggccaagaaggggagagaaataaataaaaaataaatatttttaaaaaaaacaaaaaaatagatataatttTACACAATACTAGGAAAATTatgagaaaaggggaaatttttcatTAGATAGGAGTAAGGTCCATGCACAAAGGCAGTACAATGATATATGTTAATATGCTGAGTAAAGGGAAAGGATCTCTTTCATTTAGAATCCTGATTTGGTCCCACCCAATATAATAGGGTGGAATTTGTTCATTGGATGATTTTGATTGAAGGTCTGTTTCTTTTGTAAATGATTTTCGTTTGAAAAAGTATCTgtttcacacacacacccttacACTGTATTTAGAGGGGGGCTATCTCATTTGTGTGTGTGACATAAGAAAATGATGAAaactaataggaaaaaaaaattccatgaaatGGGAGTAATaccaattttgtttctttattggcaTGGTTGaacaaagtaacatttaaaagccACTAAATCCATGATCCATTTAGAAGGTATTCAACAGAGGGTAGCTATTGTTATTAATATCTATCATATTAATAGGTAGCTATTATAGTACCTGACACTTTGTATCATATTTTTACTATAGTAAAATAAGTAGAACATAaaacttgccattttaaccacttaaAAATGTACTGCTCAGGATACAGATGCAGCTCaactaattgggctcccatctaccatataggaggtccagggttcacagcCCAGGGCTTCTGGCGAGTGCAAGCTGGCcaacgtggagtgctggcccacataggaatgccaccccatgcaggagtgccgcccgGTGTGGGAAAGTTGCCCTGCGCAGGGGTGccggctgatgcagagagctggtgcagcaagatgatgcaacaagagacacagaggaaagaaaataaaaagatatagcagaacaaaggagttgaggtggcacaagagagtaatcacctctctctccactctggaaggtcccaggatcagttcccagagccgcctaatgagaagacaagcagacacaaaagaacacacggtgaatgcacacagagagcagacaatggggggaatggtggtgggaggggagaaattttttttaaataataaaaaaagaaaatgtacagcTCAGGGACATTAGTACATTTACAATatcatgaaaccatcaccactatctaattccagaacattttcatcattccaaaaggAAACCCCATGCCCATTAAATGgtcactccccattcctccctacCCCaggcccctggcaaccactaatctgttttctgtccctGTGGATTTATTTATCCTGAATATTTCATTAAAAGGgagtcatataatatgtagtcCTTCGTGTTTGgctcctttcacttagcataaagttCAAGGTTCATCAATGCTCTAGCACggatcagtatttcattcctttttatagctgaataatattctattgcatggatatagcacaatttgtttatccattaatcagttgatggacatttggctttttatccaccttttggctattgtgaataacactgctatgccCATTCCTGCACAAGTATTGGTTTGAACAgctgttttctgttcttctcaGTCTGTTACCAAGAGGGAATTGCTgggtaattctgtttaacttattgaggaaccgccaaaatgttttccacagcaactacactattttccattcccaccagcaatgtatgagggcgTATCATAATTTTTTGTTCATCTGTCTTTCACTAAAGCTTTTCAGTGGTAGGAAATATGGCTTCCCTCAGTGCCTATCCAGGTGCCTGTAGGAAGTGTTTATAATAGAAAATTTAtaagtttgttgaatgaattggtTGATTGAATGGATGAACAACAAAAGATAAGAACCTTGTACtaaaggcaggaaggaagaagtaaCTATACCAAGAAGTTCTGATATGAAACCAAACACAAAACTGAACTCTAACTAGGGCAGAAGGTAAATATCCACAGGTTCTTGTTCAAGGATAGACTCCAGAAGGACTGAGGTCCCACTGATTGAAACTGCACATAGAAGTTGAGGTGAacttgtgtttttctaggaagaGGGTGCATAGCCAGACTGCAGGTTCCCAGGAGACAGCAATCTTGTATAACTTGTCCACTATTGTATCCCAAGTCTGCAGAAGAGAAGCTGGCAACCAGGAGATGTAAACTGAATGATTACTGAATGAATGTTAGACTGATGAATGAAAAGTTTTCATCAGATTCTCAAGGGATCTGCAACCCTAAGgagttttttttatatatatatttttattacagaagttgtgtacttataaaacaatcatgcacatgggtagaattcccatacaacctCCCTTCAGCAACATACCATACCATTGTGGAACATATGTTACAGAGTATGAGATAATATCagcagactattaccactaaccaaggtacatagtgtatatttggcatattttttccataccccccctcatttattaacacagtacatctttggcttggatgcatgaatattacactactcttaatcacagtccataggtcaccccagttgtattttccccatgcttctccacattcccaccacgcTGCAATAGTGACGACACccactctagctcacagagggacattcttgcatttgtactattaacctccAAGGAGTTATAAGACTCTAGAAAGAGGAAATGGGACAGATCACTAGAAGAAGTTTTATCCAGAGTGGTGAGAGGAATGGACCAGCATGGAATGACTGAGGAACCCCACCAATCTTCTCAGCTGGCTTTCTATTCGCACACGCGGCAGCCTGTAGCCAGGTCTGAATTCTAAACCAGATTCTGTCACTGACCATCTGCGTGACCGCGGCTAAATCGCTCTCCCTGCCTAGGCTCGGGTTTCCACAATAGCATCCCTTTAAGGGCCTGCTGAGTGGATTAAACCAGAATGCTGACATAATGCTGAAGCGCTATATTGAAAACCACTTTTGTTTCCTCTCCTGCTCTCCTCCCTTCATTTCTGCGTATGTTGTTTGCTCACACCCAGCTTGGGGCAGCTCCTTGCCCTAACCAGTTTGCCTCCACTTGTCCACAGAACTGCTTGGTTTGGCCGTGTTAAGAATCAACTATGGTCATTGGCAAGAACTGCTTTCCTAACACTCACATGTGTTGAACTCCTGTTGTGTACCAGCACTGTGCAGGGCACTTTCATGCCTTATCTAATTCTACAAATTAGACTTATCGTTAAGTAAATGCACTGGCCAAGTTTCTGCGTGGCCTGTGCAAAGCTGTTTTGAATAAATTGACCAACAAATGTTTATGCAATGGTGCCTGTGGGCTCGAAATGTTGAAAAGATCTGGATATCCTGATATCATCCCGAGGCGCTGGCCTTAAGCTTCCCATGCAACCAGGAAGGGTAAACTGAGTCTCCGGGAGAGCACGGTCCGGCTTCTCCCAAGGGCACGGGACCGAGTCAGGCTTTGAACCCAGGGTGCTCTCCAGGTAAAACTGGACCTCCGTGTTGTCAGCCCTACAGGGGGGAGAGATGAGATCGTCACTGCTGAGCAGCTCGCAGTTTTAGGAGCCTGTGCATTGGAGAGACGTTAAAAGCCTGGGTCAAGCGTGAGGTGTAGACAGGAAATACCACCGGGCCGCACAGAAGAGCGGAGCGCAGGGCCCACAACTCGCTGCCAAGGCCAGAGTCCGaaggctagagccccgcccccgggcggaCCCCAAGTCCGTACCCGGAACCTGGGCGCGGCTGGGCTGTGCTACTGGCGCGGGTGGGGGACGAGAGGCAGAGAAAGGCTTGCGAGGAGATTCTCGAGGGAGCGCCCCTTCGGTCTCTCCGGAGGAAGCACCGTGATTCTGCACAGTCTCTAGGAGTAGCTCCCCTCGCCCCTCTCCCTTCGACTCACCCCGCGCGAAGCTGCCTCTGCCTGTCGCCCCTTCACGGGTTTCCTCTTGGTACGCCCCCACCCTGACTCGGGCAGGCCGGGCGGCCGCCGGCGAGAGCACTGCGCATGCGAGTCCGCGCCGAGGGGTGGGTGGGCTGGGGCAGAGCGGAGCGGGGCGCGGACCCCGCCCCTGCGTGGCTCCACGCGTGACGTCGCGGGGGCGCCGGCCTCCGCTGGGCTCCGAGCGGTGAGAGCCCGCGCTGGGCGGGCCCCACGCGGCAGGGCGCGGGCGGCGCGCGGGGCTCGAGTTCTGGCAGGAGGGGCTCTGGGTGGGGAGCGCGGGGTCCGGGCGCGCGCCGCCGCTGACCCGCGGGCTCTGCGCTCTCGCCGCCTCTTCCCGCTTCCAGATGTCcggggggcaggcagggcaggggctgtgccTTTGCGTGCCCGGCGCCTGCCTCCTCCCGCCTTCCAGGTGTGCCTTTTCGCCGGGCTGTGGCTTCTCGCGTGGGATGGATGGTGGAGCGGAAAGCGCGCCCTGCGTGGAAGCAGGAGGCAGGTTTCAGACCTTGGTCAGAGCACTCCTGTGTTCAAGTCCCCGAGCCTTGGTTGCCCTCGTCAGGTGGCTTTGAGGATCGGTatgacacagagaaagagaaatgacATTTGTTGCGTTCCTGCTTGGCCAAGTACCGTGCAAGGTAGCTTTATCTGCCACATTTGAGCCCCATTACGTGGTGGTCTTAGCATTCCCAGTTCACAGATTGAGAAGCGGACAAAGGTTAGCTGACTTGGTTGCACATAGCCAGTGAGTAGCAGAGGAAGATTCAAACCCAGCAGTGTGGCTACGAATCAGAGCTCTTTTTAACTCAGATAGCCTTCTCTGCGGTCGCCGCGACTCTGGCTGGAACTGTGCTTCTGTCAAACGCTAACTCCCCAACAGCTGCTGCCTATTTCTCCCTCTGAGAATTCTCGCTTTTGAGTTCTCTACCATAGGGCTTTCTGCTCTGCTTCCACCTCGATTACCTCAGAAATGAAACGCAGGGAGCATCTATTGAGTAGTGCAAGGAGATGAACACTCCAAGAATCCAAGGAACCTTGGATTCTTGTCCGGGCTGGGTCACTAAACTGGCTGTTGGGTCTCGGGCAAGTTCCTTCCTTATCTGCACTTCAGCTTTCCTTTGAATGAAGCGGTGAGCCTTTCTGACTGGCagcctctcacctcttcctcttctctgtttCCCAGCAGGCTCTCCACGGAGGCCCAGACTCCTCTGCTCCCCATGGGCAGCTGCCAGGCAGGGCACAACCTGCAGCTCTGTCTGGCTCACCACCCACCTCTGGTCTGTGCCACTTTGATCCTGCTGCTGCTTGGCCTCTCAGGCCTGGGCCTTGGCAGGTTCCTCCTCACCCACAGAACTGGTCTGCGCAGCCCTGATATCCCTCAGGTAAGTAACCTGTAGCCCATCCTTCCGGTTCTGGCCTGTTCCAGCTGCTAATCTGCTCTCACCCCTCTCTCACCCTCCTTTTGCACACAGGATTGGGTCACCTTCTTGAGGTCTTTTGGCCAGCTGACCCTGTGCCCGGTGAATGAGACGGTCGTAGGGAAGAGGCATGGCTCTCACGTCGTGGGCTTACTGACCACCTTGAACTTTGGAGATGGCCCAGACAGGAACCAGACATTCCAAGCTACAGTCCCAGGTAGTCAGATGGGACTGAAAAGTGAGATGCAGGAGGACATGGGACGGGCATTGGAGCACTGGGACCTTGGGtacctctctgggccttagtAGATACTTTCAATGAAAGTGCTGCCCTCAGTGTATAGTGAAGCTGCTCTATACATGTTATCTCTTAACCTTTCCAGCTCtgaagttggttttttttttggttggttggttggttggttttaaggaggtaccaggaattgaaccccagaCTTTAGCTGCACCCACTCCCCTTGAAGATCTTTGATTCTTTTCTTAGAGGTGTGATGGGGTGGGCAACATTTAACCCAATGTCCCTTCTCACCCCTTTACATCCCTCAGCTTTctcttaaagaagaaattaaatgtcAGAGAAGCATGTCCTGTTCAATTAAATGTGTATCTTTAGAGCCATCTATGTTCTTAGCACAGAGCTATGTGCTATGgaagatacagaa
Above is a window of Dasypus novemcinctus isolate mDasNov1 chromosome 23, mDasNov1.1.hap2, whole genome shotgun sequence DNA encoding:
- the TMEM219 gene encoding insulin-like growth factor-binding protein 3 receptor isoform X2, which codes for MSGGQAGQGLCLCVPGACLLPPSRLSTEAQTPLLPMGSCQAGHNLQLCLAHHPPLVCATLILLLLGLSGLGLGRFLLTHRTGLRSPDIPQDWVTFLRSFGQLTLCPVNETVVGKRHGSHVVGLLTTLNFGDGPDRNQTFQATVPGSSAGGLVLVTARGAPERTPGTCLYFSAAPGVLPSSQPPIPCSEEGAGNATLSLKIAEECVRVWSHEGLVLTKLLTSEELALCGSRLLFLGSFLLLLCGLLCCVTAVCFHPRRETLWSRTRL
- the TMEM219 gene encoding insulin-like growth factor-binding protein 3 receptor isoform X1 — encoded protein: MSGGQAGQGLCLCVPGACLLPPSSRLSTEAQTPLLPMGSCQAGHNLQLCLAHHPPLVCATLILLLLGLSGLGLGRFLLTHRTGLRSPDIPQDWVTFLRSFGQLTLCPVNETVVGKRHGSHVVGLLTTLNFGDGPDRNQTFQATVPGSSAGGLVLVTARGAPERTPGTCLYFSAAPGVLPSSQPPIPCSEEGAGNATLSLKIAEECVRVWSHEGLVLTKLLTSEELALCGSRLLFLGSFLLLLCGLLCCVTAVCFHPRRETLWSRTRL